In the genome of Spirochaetia bacterium, one region contains:
- a CDS encoding helix-turn-helix transcriptional regulator, whose translation MHHQENGTLSYAKAIEELSTFASMSPSNLAALAKIGQTTLLYAEDNWNPKFLTIRKLCRAVQILPHAFFALAGGKAVNLEQERLQYLAQKNPEIHRFGTFVRQQRKKKGLSQSALAKKACLSPQTIYRNEQRDSIDELPMITLILWVTALDTSIEEFCLKYESYTLGTSLTLVTA comes from the coding sequence ATGCATCATCAAGAAAATGGCACCCTTTCCTATGCCAAGGCAATCGAAGAATTGTCTACTTTTGCATCCATGTCTCCCAGTAACCTTGCAGCCCTTGCAAAAATCGGACAGACGACGCTTCTCTACGCAGAAGACAATTGGAACCCAAAGTTCCTGACAATCCGCAAGCTCTGCCGAGCTGTCCAGATACTGCCACATGCATTCTTCGCACTGGCCGGCGGCAAGGCAGTAAATCTGGAACAGGAACGGTTACAGTATCTTGCCCAGAAAAATCCCGAAATACACAGGTTCGGAACCTTTGTCCGGCAACAAAGGAAAAAGAAAGGATTGTCCCAATCTGCCCTTGCTAAGAAAGCCTGTCTGAGCCCACAGACAATCTATCGCAACGAACAACGTGATTCCATAGATGAACTTCCCATGATCACCCTCATCCTATGGGTCACAGCCTTGGATACTTCCATTGAGGAATTCTGCTTGAAGTATGAATCGTACACATTGGGTACTTCGCTCACACTTGTTACAGCATAA
- a CDS encoding plasmid pRiA4b ORF-3 family protein: MNEKIDEDLLSAVCKSYRNTASLTETGRQLGLSYVKVRKILITAGVYHSDTCDAVLRLYEEGIPPSQIAFALSMTMKQVNAFIPYERTAYNRNTASKDASKCELYRKRIKQAKEQSIGKKKGGRKVTKLTSTFDNSEFEPVRLHLELSNRMTADEIGILHQYGNVKHGKTISRDILVPSDITLHALHFIIQKLFGWQNSHLREFSLPDKLYDSLTKGTMEGFTRYAGILFQYFADVDRPNQYWDDIFDERTSYQTWLRRKYRGPYTWYCDEERYDTVQKALQELFDKFLSANVRESWSSDKIVKTSLLKKLTIKEAGKSIAFYTDFKGLLERLEVCALLTSPTEKLHDIEACRGRYDRKGDPIVCPCTRKLDYAYDFGDDWHVAITRPDDYSDLLKAGIVTEEAIQEATDTVRTKHLPVCIAYDGYRLVDDVGGIGGFLDLLQQNVFLHGTPYSDDPDEDLRGWARDMGWSTRMGKAKNLL, encoded by the coding sequence ATGAATGAAAAGATAGATGAAGATTTGCTCTCTGCCGTATGCAAATCATACCGCAATACAGCATCTCTTACAGAAACAGGAAGGCAATTGGGACTATCCTATGTAAAAGTAAGGAAGATTCTCATTACAGCAGGTGTATACCATTCTGACACCTGTGATGCCGTACTACGACTGTATGAAGAAGGCATACCACCTTCTCAGATTGCTTTTGCACTTTCTATGACAATGAAGCAGGTAAATGCCTTTATTCCATATGAAAGAACTGCGTATAATAGAAACACAGCAAGCAAGGACGCAAGTAAATGTGAGCTCTACAGGAAGAGGATCAAACAGGCCAAGGAACAAAGCATAGGAAAGAAGAAAGGAGGAAGAAAAGTGACCAAGCTTACCAGTACATTTGATAATAGTGAGTTTGAACCAGTACGATTACATCTTGAACTCTCAAACAGGATGACAGCCGATGAAATCGGCATCTTGCACCAGTATGGCAATGTAAAACATGGCAAAACCATTTCCAGGGATATCCTAGTCCCCTCTGATATCACCCTGCATGCCTTACATTTCATAATACAGAAACTCTTTGGTTGGCAGAATTCTCATCTACGGGAATTTTCTCTTCCCGATAAACTGTATGATTCCTTGACCAAGGGAACCATGGAAGGCTTTACCAGATACGCAGGAATTCTATTCCAATACTTTGCTGATGTCGATAGACCGAACCAATACTGGGATGATATCTTCGATGAAAGGACCAGTTACCAGACATGGCTCAGAAGAAAGTATCGGGGACCATATACTTGGTACTGTGATGAAGAACGATACGATACTGTTCAAAAAGCTTTGCAGGAACTTTTTGACAAATTTCTCTCTGCCAACGTAAGGGAATCCTGGAGTTCCGATAAGATCGTAAAGACTTCGCTACTTAAAAAACTGACTATAAAAGAAGCTGGGAAAAGCATTGCATTCTATACTGATTTCAAAGGCTTGCTGGAACGCCTTGAAGTATGTGCTCTTCTGACTTCTCCGACAGAAAAGCTCCATGACATAGAAGCCTGCCGGGGCCGCTATGACAGGAAAGGGGATCCAATCGTATGCCCATGTACCAGAAAATTGGACTATGCCTACGATTTCGGAGATGATTGGCATGTAGCCATCACCAGACCTGATGACTACAGTGATTTGCTCAAGGCAGGTATAGTTACCGAAGAAGCCATACAGGAAGCAACAGATACGGTCCGTACCAAGCATCTTCCAGTCTGCATAGCCTATGACGGCTATCGTCTTGTCGATGATGTTGGCGGTATAGGTGGTTTCTTGGATCTTCTGCAGCAGAATGTCTTTTTGCATGGTACACCTTATAGTGATGACCCTGACGAAGACCTGCGAGGCTGGGCAAGGGATATGGGGTGGTCTACCCGTATGGGAAAAGCAAAGAACCTGCTCTAA